The following is a genomic window from Crossiella equi.
GCCCTGGGCCAGCAGCGGCCACTCCTCGGTGATCACCGCGCGGGCGTAGGCCACCGAGATGTCCTGGAAGGCCTTCTTGTCCGCCTCGCCGAACGCGGTCGCGGCGAAGTACAGGCCGGGCAGCGCGTTGGCCTCGACGTAGGTGTTCTTCTTCGCCGCTTCCATGTCCTCCCACACCGCGACCACGACGAAGGCGACGAGGATCGCGTAGAAGGCGCCGACGGCGGCGAAGAAGTGCCCGGAGACGTCGTGGTAGCGGGCGCGGGACTCACGGGAGACGAGGCGGTCCACCACGAAGGCGGCCACGACGCTGAGCAGCGCGGCGCCGCCCACGACACCCAGGCTGGTCCACAGCACTCCGGTCCTCCTGCCCTCGGCTGGCGAGCCGAAGGTAGGCGGCACACCCGGTCACCGGGCGGACGCGTGCGGTGGTTCCCCCGACCGTGCACCGGGCTTCACCCGGCAGAGCGGGGCGCTCTCACCAGTCGGCGGTGCCCCAGCCGTCGGCGGACACCGCTCAGCCCACGTTGCCGAGGTGGGTGAGCTCGTGCTCGAAGTCGAACCACCGCGACTCCTGGCCCGGCGCCACGATCTCGTAGCTGCGGTTGAGGAAGTCGGCCAGCTCCTCGGCGTCGGCGGTGAACCGCGCGTGCCCGGCCGGGGTGGTGAACTCCACGACCACCAGGTCCATCTGGTCCGGGATCGGCCACATGCGGACGTCGCCCTCGCCGCTCTCGCTGATGAGGCCGTCGGCCAGCAGGTCGCGGGCCAGGATCCACTCCACGCTCTGGCTGCCGCCGGGGTTGAACACCGCGGTGACCGCGTACGGGTCCTTGGTGGAGTAGCCCAGCTCGACCTCAACCGGCACCGGCGGCGCCACCAGCAGGTTGAACATGGTGGTGGTCTGGATCTCCGCGTGCTCCTCGCGCATGGCAGTTGCCCTTCCGCTCGTCTCTCCCGTCGCGTGCGGTGGGGGGACGGTTCAGGCTTCCCCGCTCTTACGCGGTTCGGCACGCATCACACCCGTTCGTGCGAACGTTCGGCCGAGGATCGCACGTCAGGACACCGGCCTGCCATTCACCTTCACATTGCTGAAGGCAGTCCGATCCGCATTCGTGATGGACAGCTTCGGGTCCGTGACCTCGGTGAACGTGCTGTCGCGGACGGTGAGGTCCTGGATGTGGCTCTCCGCCAGGCCCTCCAGCCGCACCGCCCACGGGGCACCGCGCACGGTCAGCCGCTCCAGCGTGACCTCCCGTATGACCGGGTTCACAACGGGCCCGAAGCCGGGGCCGGTGAGGTTGTAGTCCATCGTCACGAACACCGCGCCGCGGTCGATCCGGTCGGCGGTCAGGCGGCGCACGTGCACGCCCTCGATGGTGCCGCCGCGCCGCTTGTTGGTCTTGAGGTAGACCGCGTGGAAGGTCCGGTAGTCCGGGCCGGGCTTGATGGTGATGTCCTCGGCGAAGACGTTGCGCACCCCGCCGGACATCTCGCTGCCCACCGCGATCGCGCCCCAGCGGCCCAGGAACGTGCAGTCCCGCACCACGATGTCCTGGCTGGGCACGCCCACGCGGCGGCCGTCGGTGTCCCGGCCGGACTTGACGACGACGCCGTCGTCGCCGGTGTCGAACACGCAGCCGGTCACGAGCACGTCCCGGGAGGACTCCGGGTCGCAGCCGTCGACCATGCCGCCGCGGCTGTGCACCCGCACCCCGCGCACGGTGACGTTGCGGCACAGCACCGGGTGGATCGTCCACATCGCCGGGTTCCGGATGTCCAGGCCCTCCACCAGGACGTTGCGGCACCGGTAGAACTGGATCATGTTCGGCTTGAGGAAGTGGCCCTGGCCGAACACACGCCGGTCCGGGGGCACCCCGTCCACGGCCTGCTGCTGCAGCCGCTCCCAGTCCGGCTGGCGTCGCGGGTCGAAGCCGAACCACGGGCCGTTGGCCGCCTGGCCGTCGATGCGGCCCGCGCCGGTCAGGGCGATGTTGACCGCCTCGTAGGCGTAGAGGAAGGGGGAGAAGTTCACGCACTCGATGCCCTGCCAGCGCGTGCGCGCGAGCGGGTACCTCGCCGGGTCGGTGCTGAACCTGACCGTGCCGCCCGCCTGGACGTGCAGGTCCACGTTGCTGCGCAGCGTGATGGCGCCGGTGAGGAAGGTGCCCGGCGGGACCACCACCCGCCCGCCGCCCGCCCGGGTGCAGGTCTCGATCGCGTCCCGGAAGGCCGCGGTGTTGTCGGTCCGGCCGTCGCCCCTGCCGCCGTGCGCGGTGACAGGGAAGTCCCGGGCCGGGAAGGTCGGCGGGGTGATCCGGGCCAGGATCCCCGGCACCGCGGCCCACGGGTCCGCCGTGGCGCGGAACGGCTCCGCGGCCGCGGTGCCGGGGAGTGCGAGACCGCCCGTGCCCGCCACGACGAGACCGGCTGCGGTGCGGAAGAACTCCCGCCGGGATGACCGCCTCATGAAGAGCTCCAATCGGGGCTCTGGCGGTCACCCCAGGCGATGAATACGTTTTCATCCATGGTGGGGCCGGGCCCGAAGACGGGCAACCCGCCGATCGTCGTGCCCGGGTGGTCAGGGTGCGGCGAACCCGGCCAGCACCGGCCGCACCAGGCGCGCGGCCCGGTCCCGCAGCTCCGCCTCGGGCGATCCGTGCAGGCCGAGCGTGGTGTCCAGGCCCGGCTCGAACGGCGCCAGCGCCAGGTGGGGCAGCAGCACCAGGAACAGCGCGACCAGCGCGTCCAGGTCGGCGTCCGCGCGCAGGGAGCCCCGCATGCGGGCGGCCTCGAACACCGGCAGCAGCGCCTCCCGGTAGCGCTCGTGCGTGGGCGCGAGCAGCACCGTGCGCACCGCCGGGTCCAGTTCGGTGGTCACCGCCGCGACCATGCCCCGGTCCTGCGGGTGCCGGGCGAAGAAGGTCATCCAGGCCGCCACCGCGTCCAGCACGGTCTCGGTGAAGCCCGCGCCGGGGTCGATGCGCGCCAGCCACGGGTCCAGCGCCGTCCGCACGCGCTGCGCGGAGTGCGCGGTGACGTGCAGGAAGAAGTCGAACTTGTCCGGGAAGTACTGGAACAGCGAGCCCTTGGCCACCCCGGCGGCCTGGGCGATCACGTTGAGGCTGCCCCGCGAGTAGCCGTGCCTGCCGAACTCGGCCATCGCGGCCGCCAGCACCCGCTCCCGCCGCGCGGGCGGCAGGTTCGTCCACGTCCGAGTGGGCACCGTCGGCCTCCAGGTCTTGCTCGTCGCCCCGCCCTCAGAGCATGCTGCCATGACCACCCGGTCACATTCGCTGAGGGAGTGCTCATGGAGCGTGTCTGCGTCATCGGTGCGGGTTCCTCCGGGATCGCGGCCGCACAGGTGCTCCGGGCACGCGGCCTGCCGTTCACCTGCTTCGAGACCGGGTCCAGCGTCGGCGGGAACTGGCGGTACGGCAACGACAACGGCATGTCCTCGGCTTACCGCTCGCTGCACATCAACACCTCGCGGCAGCAGATGCAGTACTCGACCTTCCCGATGCCGGACTCGCTGCCCGACTACCCCAGCCACACCCAGATCGCGGCCTACTTCGACGCCTACGTCGAGCACTTCGGGCTGGCCGGGCACATCCGGTTCCGCACCGAGGTCACCGCCGTGCGGCCGCTGCCCGGGGGCGGCTACCGTGTGCACAGCCGGTCCCTGGCCGACGGCGCGGAGGCGGCCGAGGACTTCCGCGCGGTGCTGGTGGCCAACGGGCACCACTGGGACCCGCGCTGGCCGGAACCGGCGTTCCCGGGCGTCGCGACCTTCACCGGGGAGCAGCTGCACGCCCACCACTACCGCACCCCGGACGTGCTGGCGGGCAAGCGCGTGCTGGTGCTCGGGTTCGGCAACTCCGCCTGCGACATCGCGGTGGAGAGCAGCCGGGTGGCCGAGCGCACCGTGCTGGCGTTCCGGCGTGGGGAGTACGTGCTGCCCAAGTACTTCTTCGGCAAGCCCACCGACAGCCTGGTGCGGCCCTCGCTCACCCTGGCCATGCCGATGGCCGGGCAGCGGCTGATCCTCAAGACCCTGCTGCGCCTCAAGGTCGGCAAGATGTCCAGCTACGGGCTGCCCGATCCCGAGCACAAGCTGTTCGCCAGCCACCCCACCATCTCCGAGGACCTGCTCAGCCGCCTCGGGCACGGCGACATCCAGGTGCGGCCGAACCTCGCGCGCTTCGACGGCGGGCGGGTGCACTTCACCGACGGCTCGGTCGAGGAGATCGACACGGTCGTCTACTGCACCGGCTACCGCATCACCTTCCCCTTCCTGGGCGAGGACGTCATCGCGCCGGTGGACAACCGGGTGCGCCTGTACCGGCGCGTGGTCAGCGTCGAGCACCCCGGCCTGTACTTCATCGGCCTGGTCCAGCCCATCGGCGCGATCATGCCGCTGGCCGAGGCGCAGGCGGCGTGGGTGGCCGACCTGCTCGACGGCACCGCGGCGCTGCCGTCCCCGGCGGTGATGCGCCGCTCGATCGCCGCCTACGAGCGCTCGCTGCGCCGCCGGTACGTGGCCAGCAAGCGGCACACCATCCAGGTCGACTTCCACCCCTACCTGCACGAACTGAGCCGGGAGCGGAAGGCGGGCGCCCGCCGCGCCGGATAACCGGTTGCAACCACTACAGCTGGAGTACTATGTTTGCAGTGGTTGACTCGCCGCTGTGAACGGAGCCCGCATGCGCACCCTGACCTACTTCGTCGCCACCACCATGGACGGCTTCATCGCCGAGACCGGTGGCGGCGACCCCACGGGCTCGGAGCACTTCCTGATGGAAGGCGACCACATGGCCCACCTGTTCGAGCACTACGCGGACACGCTGCCCGACGGTGCCCGCCAGGCGCTCGGGCTGGCCGGGCCGCTGACCAAGTTCGACACCGTGCTGGAGGGACGGCGCAGCTATGCCGACGGTGTCGCGCTCGGGGTGCCGGACGCGTACACGCACCTGCGCCACTACGTCTTCTCCCGCACGCTGACCACCCCGGCCGCGCCCACGGTGCACGTGGTCAACACCGACCCGCTGGAGTTCGTGCGCGGCCTCAAGCAGGAGCCGGGGCTGGGCATCTACCTGGTGGGCGGCGGCAACCTGGCCGCGACGCTGCTGCCGGAGATCGACGAGGTGTTCGTCAAGCAGCACCCGACCGTGATGGGGCAGGGCATCCCGATGTTCAACGGCCCGGTGCTCCCGGCGCAGTTCACGCTCACCGACCAGGTGCGCTTCGACAGCGGGGTGGTGTTCCTGTCCTACCGCCGCAGGTGAGCCGCTCCGGTCCGGGGCGGCTCAGTCCTTCAGCAGCAGGCGGACGGTGAGGTCGAGCCGGTTGGCCACGTCGGTGGCCGAGGCGCGGCGGGTGACCCAGGCGACCAGGTTGGACAGCCACACGTCGCCGATGACCCGGGCGATGGCCTTGCGCTCGGCGTCCGGCTCGCCGCCCATGGCGGTGACGAACATGCGCTCCATCTGCAGGCTGACGGTGTCGACCTCGGCGGCCACCGAGGCGTCGGCGAACATGAACGCCCGCGTCATCGCCTCGGTGAACAGCGGGTCGCGCTGCAGGCTGCGGGTGGTGCGCCGCAACACGAACAGCACCCGCTCGTAGGCGCTGTCGCCGGGGATGGCGGCGCGCTCGACCTTCTGGTTGGCCCGGTCGAGCTCCCGTCCCAGCGCGGTGACCAAGAGGTGCACCTTGGACGGGAAGTACCGGTAGAGGGTGCCCAGGGCCACCTCGGCGCGGTCGGCCACGGCGCGCATCTGCACCGCGTCGTACCCGCCCTTGGAGGCCAGTGCGATCGTGGCGTCGATGATCCGCTTGCGCCGGTCGCGCTGGGCGGCGGAGCCGAGCTCCTCCTCGGCGACACCGGTAGTGGTCATGGACTTAGGTTAACACCACGACAAAGGCGAAACTTGTTCCAGTTCCGCGCGGTGACACTCCGCTGCCAATGGTCGTAGCCCGACCCGGGCTACCCCGATCGGGTTCCCGCGTTACGGCGTCCGAGTGGAGGGTGGCGCCCAGGCGTGCGGTGCGGCAAAGTGAAACACGTTCTACATCTTCGGCCGGTCTGGAGGTGTTGTGCCGATCGCCGCCACCGCGGAACAGCACGCGCTGCGCCACGCGGTCCTGACCCTGGCCACCCGCGCGGACGCGGTGACCCTGACCCGCACCCAGGAACACACCCCGGGTGCCTGGCGCGCCTACTGGCCGGAGGTCACCACCCTGGGCCTGTGCACCCTGACCCTCCCGGAACACGCGGGCGGCGCGGGCGGCACCCCGGAGGAGCTGGCGGTGGCGTTGTCGGCGGCGGCGGAGTCCCTGTGCCCGGGCCCGTTGCTCCCCACTGCTCTGACGGCCCTCCTCCTGACGGACCTCCCCGGGGCCAAGGACCACCTCCCCCGGTTGGCGACGGGCACCCCGGCGACAACAGCCCTCCCGGGCACCGGCCTCCTGGACGCGACCCCCACCCGGACCGGCCTCCGCCTGACGGGCACCCTGACCCCGGTCCTGGGCGCGACCCCGGACGCCCTCCTCCTGCTCCCGACCACCGAGGGCTGGGTCATCCTGACCCCGGGCGAGGCCACAGCGCACCCGTTGCCCGCCACGGACCTCACCCACGACCTCGCCCGCCTGGAAGTGGACCTCCACATTCCCCCAACCCGCCTGCTCCCCACCCTGACCACAGACCAGGTCCGGGACCGAGCGGCAATCCTGGCGGCCGCGGAGGCGGAAGGCCTGACCCACCACTGCCTGACAATCGCCACCAAGCACGCCAAGACCCGCCACCAGTTCGGCCGCCCCATAGGCGCCTTCCAAGCGGTGAAACACCTGTGCGCCGAAATGCTCTGCAGATCAGCCCAAGCCACAGCCGTCACCCAGGACGCGGCCCGAGCCCTGGCCGAATCCTCCCCGGCGCTGCCCCTCTCCGCCGCCACCGCAGCCGCCCTCTCCCTGGAGGCGGCCCTGGCCAACGCCCAAGACTGCATCCAGGTCCTGGGCGGCCAGGGCTTCACCTGGGACCACAACGCCCACCTCTACCTCCGCCGAGCCCTCACCCTCCGCCACCTCTTCCCCGGCACCCACTGGCGCACCCGCGCGGCAACCCTGGCGGTGGCGGGCGTGCGCCGCGAGGTCCGCCCGCACCTCCCCGCCACCGACCGTGATTCCACTGGGGCAGGTGCTGCCGGACCCGGTCCTGCCGAGGTCGCCCGCACCGAGGTGGCCCCCGTTGAGCCGGTCTGCCTCGAGCCGCTCCGGGCCGATCTCCGCGCCGAGGTGGCACGCATCGCGCGCCGGCCCGAGCCGGAACGCCGGGCGGCACTGGTGGACGCCGGACTCTTCGCCCCGCACTGGCCCCGCCCGTACGGCCGGGACTGCGGCCCGGCGGGCCAGCTCCTGGTGGACGAGGAACTCACCCGGGCGGGCCTGACCCGACCGGACCTGGTCATCGGCGGCTGGGCCGCCCCCACCCTGCTGCGCCACGGAACCCCGTCCCAGCGCGACCGATTCGTGCGTGCCACCCTCACCGGCGAAGTCGTGTGGTGCCAACTGTTCAGCGAACCCGAAGCGGGCTCCGACCTCGCCGGACTGCGCACCAGGGCGATCCGGGTCGACGGCGGCTGGCGACTGACCGGCCAGAAGGTGTGGACCTCCCTGGCCGACCGCGCCCAGTACGCGATCTGCCTGGCCCGCACCGACCCCGAGGCCCCCCGCCACCGCGGCCTCACCTACTTCCTCGTGAACATGCGGGCCCCCGGCCTGACGGTACGACCCCTGCGGGAGATCACGGGAGAGCTCCGCTTCGCCGAGGTGTTCCTGGACGAGGTCTTCGTCCCGGACGAGGACGTGGTGGGAGAACCCGGCCAGGGTTGGCGCATCGCCCGGGGCACCCTCGCCGACGAACGGGTGGCCATGAGCCGGGGCTCGGCACTGGGCGAAGCGGTCGAGGAACTCCTGACCACGGCCGCTGACTCGAACCTGCTGGCCGACCCGGTGCTCGCCGAACGCGTCGGCGGCCTCGTGGTCGACGGCCTGGCCCTGTCCCTGCTGGACCTGCGCGCCACCCGACAGCGCCTCAGCGGCGGCGATCCGGGCCCCGAAGCCGGTGTGCGCAAACTGGTGGGCGTGCGCCACCGCCAGGCCGTGGCCGAGGTGGCCGCCGAACTGTCCGGCCCGTCCGCACTCCTGCGCGACACCCCAGCCGTACACCACTACCTGCTGAGCCGCTGCCTCAGCATCGCGGGCGGCACCACCCAGGTGCTCCTCACCCTGGTCGGCGAACGCGTCCTCGGCCTCCCCCGGGAAGGCGGTGACCGGTGAACTTCGACCTCGACGACCACCAGCTCACCGTCCGCGACCTCACCCGGACCGTGCTGGCCCGCACCCGGCCCACACCAACCGACCTCGGCTCGCCCCCAGCCGCCTCAACGAGGCCAGGCAAGACTCAGCCCGGATCGGCCCAGGCTTTCCCAACGCAGGCCGGGATGACCCGGGCCGCACCACCCGAGACCGAACCAACCTCGGCCGAACTGCCCCGAGTCGAGTCGGCCCAGGCCGCACCGACTCGGCCCGGGGCGCCCCGGCCTGAACCAGCCCACATCCCGCAGGCCCAGGTCATGCCAGTCCAGGCCACGTCGACGCACACCACGTCGACGCACGCCACGTCGACGCAGGCCGAGGCGACCCCGTCTGTGGCGACCCCGCCCGGAGCGGCCCACGAGACCGACAGCACCTGGCGGCACCTCGCCGACACCGGGCTGCTCACCCTGGCCACGCCCGAACGCCTCGGCGGCGCCGGGCTTGGCGTGCTGGAGATCGCCGTGCTGCTCACCGAGCTCGGGCGGAGCGCGAACGCCACCCCCGCGCTCGTCTACCGCACACTGAGCCACCTGGCGCTGGGCGTGTTGCCCTTGGCCCGGCTGGGCACCGTGGAGCAGCAGGACCGTTGGCTCAAGTCCACACCGGACTCCGAACAGCTCACCGCCGCGCTGTTCCAACCCCGGTCCCACCCGTCCACCCGACTGTACCGCAACCGCCTGATCGGCACCAAAACCCTTGTGCCGCAGGCGGATTCGGCGCGACTGCTGCTCGTGACCGCCGACCTCGACGACGGCGGTGAGGGGGTGCTCCTGGTCGATCCGGCCAGTCCCGGGCTGGAGGTGGTGCCATCCCACACCTCCAGTGGGGTGGCCGAGTGCACGGTGCGTTTCGACGGGGCCGAACACCTCGGGCTGCTCGGGGAGGATCGCACCGGGCAGGCCGCGGCCGAGCTCCGCCGGTGTGCGGTCGCGGGCGTCTGCGCGCTCGGGGACGGGCTGCTCGCGGGGGCGCTCGAGCTCACCGTCGCGCACGCCGGCAGTCGCCACCAGTTCGGCAAGCCCCTGGCCGCGTTCCAGGCCGTGGCGATGCAGCTCGCCGATGTGCGCATCGCCTCGCGCACCCTCGGGCTCATCACCAGGTCGGCGTGCTGGCGGCTGGGTGAAGGCCTGCCCGCGCAGGAGGAGCTCGGGCACGCCGCCTTCTGGCTCGGCGAGCACCTGCCCGCCGCCCTGGCCACGTGCCACCACCTGCACGGTGGGCTCGGCCTGGACATCACCTACCCGCTGCACCGCTACTCCGCGCTCGGCCGCGACCTGGTGCGCCTGCTGGGAGCCGTGCATGCGCATTGACCTCACCGCCGAACAGCTCCGGCTGCGCGATCGGCTCCGCGAGTACTTCAGCGGCCTGGTCAGC
Proteins encoded in this region:
- a CDS encoding TetR/AcrR family transcriptional regulator, which gives rise to MPTRTWTNLPPARRERVLAAAMAEFGRHGYSRGSLNVIAQAAGVAKGSLFQYFPDKFDFFLHVTAHSAQRVRTALDPWLARIDPGAGFTETVLDAVAAWMTFFARHPQDRGMVAAVTTELDPAVRTVLLAPTHERYREALLPVFEAARMRGSLRADADLDALVALFLVLLPHLALAPFEPGLDTTLGLHGSPEAELRDRAARLVRPVLAGFAAP
- a CDS encoding dihydrofolate reductase family protein; translation: MRTLTYFVATTMDGFIAETGGGDPTGSEHFLMEGDHMAHLFEHYADTLPDGARQALGLAGPLTKFDTVLEGRRSYADGVALGVPDAYTHLRHYVFSRTLTTPAAPTVHVVNTDPLEFVRGLKQEPGLGIYLVGGGNLAATLLPEIDEVFVKQHPTVMGQGIPMFNGPVLPAQFTLTDQVRFDSGVVFLSYRRR
- a CDS encoding acyl-CoA dehydrogenase family protein, which gives rise to MPVQATSTHTTSTHATSTQAEATPSVATPPGAAHETDSTWRHLADTGLLTLATPERLGGAGLGVLEIAVLLTELGRSANATPALVYRTLSHLALGVLPLARLGTVEQQDRWLKSTPDSEQLTAALFQPRSHPSTRLYRNRLIGTKTLVPQADSARLLLVTADLDDGGEGVLLVDPASPGLEVVPSHTSSGVAECTVRFDGAEHLGLLGEDRTGQAAAELRRCAVAGVCALGDGLLAGALELTVAHAGSRHQFGKPLAAFQAVAMQLADVRIASRTLGLITRSACWRLGEGLPAQEELGHAAFWLGEHLPAALATCHHLHGGLGLDITYPLHRYSALGRDLVRLLGAVHAH
- a CDS encoding acyl-CoA dehydrogenase family protein: MPIAATAEQHALRHAVLTLATRADAVTLTRTQEHTPGAWRAYWPEVTTLGLCTLTLPEHAGGAGGTPEELAVALSAAAESLCPGPLLPTALTALLLTDLPGAKDHLPRLATGTPATTALPGTGLLDATPTRTGLRLTGTLTPVLGATPDALLLLPTTEGWVILTPGEATAHPLPATDLTHDLARLEVDLHIPPTRLLPTLTTDQVRDRAAILAAAEAEGLTHHCLTIATKHAKTRHQFGRPIGAFQAVKHLCAEMLCRSAQATAVTQDAARALAESSPALPLSAATAAALSLEAALANAQDCIQVLGGQGFTWDHNAHLYLRRALTLRHLFPGTHWRTRAATLAVAGVRREVRPHLPATDRDSTGAGAAGPGPAEVARTEVAPVEPVCLEPLRADLRAEVARIARRPEPERRAALVDAGLFAPHWPRPYGRDCGPAGQLLVDEELTRAGLTRPDLVIGGWAAPTLLRHGTPSQRDRFVRATLTGEVVWCQLFSEPEAGSDLAGLRTRAIRVDGGWRLTGQKVWTSLADRAQYAICLARTDPEAPRHRGLTYFLVNMRAPGLTVRPLREITGELRFAEVFLDEVFVPDEDVVGEPGQGWRIARGTLADERVAMSRGSALGEAVEELLTTAADSNLLADPVLAERVGGLVVDGLALSLLDLRATRQRLSGGDPGPEAGVRKLVGVRHRQAVAEVAAELSGPSALLRDTPAVHHYLLSRCLSIAGGTTQVLLTLVGERVLGLPREGGDR
- a CDS encoding SsgA family sporulation/cell division regulator; this encodes MREEHAEIQTTTMFNLLVAPPVPVEVELGYSTKDPYAVTAVFNPGGSQSVEWILARDLLADGLISESGEGDVRMWPIPDQMDLVVVEFTTPAGHARFTADAEELADFLNRSYEIVAPGQESRWFDFEHELTHLGNVG
- a CDS encoding flavin-containing monooxygenase, whose translation is MERVCVIGAGSSGIAAAQVLRARGLPFTCFETGSSVGGNWRYGNDNGMSSAYRSLHINTSRQQMQYSTFPMPDSLPDYPSHTQIAAYFDAYVEHFGLAGHIRFRTEVTAVRPLPGGGYRVHSRSLADGAEAAEDFRAVLVANGHHWDPRWPEPAFPGVATFTGEQLHAHHYRTPDVLAGKRVLVLGFGNSACDIAVESSRVAERTVLAFRRGEYVLPKYFFGKPTDSLVRPSLTLAMPMAGQRLILKTLLRLKVGKMSSYGLPDPEHKLFASHPTISEDLLSRLGHGDIQVRPNLARFDGGRVHFTDGSVEEIDTVVYCTGYRITFPFLGEDVIAPVDNRVRLYRRVVSVEHPGLYFIGLVQPIGAIMPLAEAQAAWVADLLDGTAALPSPAVMRRSIAAYERSLRRRYVASKRHTIQVDFHPYLHELSRERKAGARRAG
- a CDS encoding glycoside hydrolase family 28 protein encodes the protein MRRSSRREFFRTAAGLVVAGTGGLALPGTAAAEPFRATADPWAAVPGILARITPPTFPARDFPVTAHGGRGDGRTDNTAAFRDAIETCTRAGGGRVVVPPGTFLTGAITLRSNVDLHVQAGGTVRFSTDPARYPLARTRWQGIECVNFSPFLYAYEAVNIALTGAGRIDGQAANGPWFGFDPRRQPDWERLQQQAVDGVPPDRRVFGQGHFLKPNMIQFYRCRNVLVEGLDIRNPAMWTIHPVLCRNVTVRGVRVHSRGGMVDGCDPESSRDVLVTGCVFDTGDDGVVVKSGRDTDGRRVGVPSQDIVVRDCTFLGRWGAIAVGSEMSGGVRNVFAEDITIKPGPDYRTFHAVYLKTNKRRGGTIEGVHVRRLTADRIDRGAVFVTMDYNLTGPGFGPVVNPVIREVTLERLTVRGAPWAVRLEGLAESHIQDLTVRDSTFTEVTDPKLSITNADRTAFSNVKVNGRPVS
- the kstR gene encoding cholesterol catabolism transcriptional regulator KstR — encoded protein: MTTTGVAEEELGSAAQRDRRKRIIDATIALASKGGYDAVQMRAVADRAEVALGTLYRYFPSKVHLLVTALGRELDRANQKVERAAIPGDSAYERVLFVLRRTTRSLQRDPLFTEAMTRAFMFADASVAAEVDTVSLQMERMFVTAMGGEPDAERKAIARVIGDVWLSNLVAWVTRRASATDVANRLDLTVRLLLKD